A genome region from Candidatus Abyssobacteria bacterium SURF_5 includes the following:
- a CDS encoding NAD(P)-dependent alcohol dehydrogenase — protein sequence MRAFVMKGIGEVGIVEKPIPEDPGPNGAIIRTTRALICTSDAHTVLGGIAERRDLTLGHEAVGIVHRLGSEVRHVKEGDRVAVNAITPCYHCENCLRGYTSQCTTMLGGWKFANTKDGVFSDFFHVNDAEANLAPIPDSVPDEAAVYTCDMMSTGFMGAENANIPVGGIVAVFAQGPVGLMATAGAKLLGAGLIITVESIPRRKELSKRYGADLVIDFKDRDPVKAILDLTDGSGVDSSIESLGSQATFEACIKVTRPGGTISSIGYYGKGDYVKIPRVEWGVGMGDKTIRTGLCPGGKERMKRLLRMIENGRIDPTPLTSHTFGFDEIEKAFHLMETKGDNIIKPLIIFD from the coding sequence ATGAGAGCCTTTGTGATGAAAGGGATCGGGGAGGTGGGCATTGTTGAAAAGCCGATTCCCGAGGATCCCGGCCCGAATGGGGCGATCATAAGAACGACCAGGGCGCTTATTTGCACGTCGGATGCGCACACGGTGTTGGGCGGTATCGCCGAGCGCAGGGATCTCACCCTCGGCCATGAGGCCGTTGGCATAGTGCATCGGCTCGGCAGCGAGGTCAGGCACGTCAAAGAAGGCGACCGCGTCGCCGTCAATGCGATTACGCCGTGTTATCACTGTGAAAACTGTCTTCGCGGCTACACTTCACAGTGCACCACGATGCTCGGCGGTTGGAAGTTCGCAAACACGAAAGACGGCGTGTTTTCCGACTTCTTTCATGTGAATGACGCCGAAGCCAACCTTGCGCCTATTCCCGATTCCGTTCCCGACGAGGCGGCCGTTTACACGTGCGACATGATGTCGACAGGCTTCATGGGCGCCGAGAACGCGAATATCCCTGTCGGGGGCATTGTGGCGGTATTCGCGCAAGGTCCGGTGGGGCTGATGGCGACCGCGGGTGCAAAGCTTTTGGGAGCGGGACTGATCATCACTGTAGAATCGATCCCCCGGCGCAAAGAGCTTTCCAAACGATACGGAGCCGATTTGGTGATCGACTTCAAGGATCGTGATCCCGTCAAGGCGATACTTGATCTTACCGATGGCAGCGGAGTGGATTCGAGCATCGAATCGCTAGGATCGCAAGCGACGTTTGAGGCCTGCATAAAAGTGACCCGCCCGGGCGGCACCATTTCCTCGATCGGGTACTACGGCAAAGGAGACTACGTCAAGATTCCGCGCGTCGAATGGGGGGTTGGGATGGGTGATAAAACCATCCGGACCGGCCTGTGCCCGGGCGGCAAGGAGCGGATGAAGCGGCTGTTGAGGATGATCGAGAACGGGCGAATCGACCCGACGCCTTTGACTTCGCACACGTTCGGTTTTGACGAGATCGAGAAGGCGTTCCACTTGATGGAAACGAAAGGCGATAACATCATAAAGCCGCTTATCATCTTTGATTGA
- the gap gene encoding type I glyceraldehyde-3-phosphate dehydrogenase, with amino-acid sequence MAKVAINGMGRIGRAAFKLVLETPELELVAVNDIVPADNLAYLLKYDSVYGRYEKSVEARDNKLVIEGREYEVLNVKDPAQLPWKEKGVDIVFECTGMFTAKGDMQKHIEAGAKHVILSAPSKSEDVATVVHGVNHADGSLEMISCASCTTNCIAPVVEIIGRRIGFQKAIMTTLHAYTSSQKIVDGPSKKWRRGRAGAANFVPTSTGAAIATTKALPQYKGKFDGVAVRAPVAVGSIADIIFLTERLTSVEEINSIFREESQSERYRGILGVSEDPIVSADIIKDPRASVVDLAMTQVVDGNLIKVMSWYDNEWGFSNQMIREAVSIAKEMDVALAQ; translated from the coding sequence ATGGCGAAAGTCGCAATTAACGGAATGGGGCGCATTGGTCGCGCCGCCTTCAAGCTCGTGTTGGAAACGCCGGAACTCGAACTGGTGGCGGTAAACGACATCGTGCCGGCCGACAACCTTGCGTATCTGCTGAAGTATGATTCGGTCTACGGCAGATATGAAAAGAGCGTTGAGGCCCGCGATAACAAGTTGGTGATCGAAGGCAGAGAATATGAGGTTTTGAACGTCAAAGACCCCGCCCAACTTCCATGGAAAGAAAAGGGGGTCGATATCGTATTTGAATGTACCGGGATGTTCACCGCAAAAGGTGACATGCAAAAACACATCGAGGCAGGTGCAAAACACGTGATCCTGTCGGCTCCGTCAAAGAGCGAGGATGTCGCCACCGTTGTTCATGGGGTGAATCATGCAGACGGTTCGCTCGAGATGATCTCGTGCGCGAGTTGTACGACGAACTGCATTGCCCCCGTAGTCGAGATCATCGGACGCAGAATCGGTTTCCAAAAAGCCATTATGACTACCCTGCATGCGTATACTTCATCTCAGAAAATCGTAGACGGTCCAAGCAAGAAGTGGCGACGGGGCCGGGCGGGGGCGGCGAATTTTGTGCCGACTTCCACCGGCGCCGCCATCGCGACCACCAAGGCTCTGCCTCAATACAAGGGAAAATTCGATGGGGTGGCGGTCCGCGCGCCTGTGGCTGTCGGATCGATTGCCGACATTATTTTTCTGACGGAACGCTTGACTTCAGTTGAGGAAATCAATTCAATTTTCAGGGAAGAGTCGCAGTCCGAGAGATACCGAGGGATTCTGGGTGTTTCCGAGGACCCAATCGTGTCGGCCGACATCATCAAAGACCCCCGCGCATCGGTCGTTGATCTGGCGATGACGCAGGTGGTCGACGGGAATCTGATTAAGGTAATGAGTTGGTACGATAACGAATGGGGCTTCAGCAACCAGATGATACGGGAGGCGGTCAGTATCGCGAAGGAAATGGACGTCGCGCTGGCGCAGTGA
- a CDS encoding glycine zipper 2TM domain-containing protein — MKAMVVAALMAVTLTSCASSMSGSAYSRDQARQVQTVREGTVVSVRPVQIEGTKSGLGTIAGGVLGGALGSAIGDGSGQIIGIAAGGVGGALAGSAVEEGVTRQNGLEITIDMDSGETLAIVQAADETFVSGERVKVIHGPDGARVTH, encoded by the coding sequence ATGAAAGCTATGGTAGTTGCCGCTTTGATGGCCGTTACGCTTACGAGTTGCGCCTCGAGCATGTCCGGCAGCGCCTATTCTCGCGATCAAGCGCGCCAGGTGCAGACGGTGCGCGAGGGCACAGTGGTCAGTGTGAGGCCGGTGCAGATTGAGGGAACAAAATCGGGCCTCGGGACAATAGCGGGCGGAGTTCTCGGCGGTGCACTCGGCAGCGCGATCGGCGACGGCTCGGGTCAGATAATCGGAATAGCGGCGGGAGGCGTGGGCGGCGCCCTTGCGGGATCAGCCGTCGAAGAAGGGGTCACGCGCCAGAACGGATTGGAAATAACCATTGATATGGATTCCGGTGAGACGCTTGCGATTGTGCAGGCGGCAGATGAGACCTTCGTCTCCGGTGAGAGAGTGAAGGTCATACACGGACCGGACGGCGCGCGCGTAACTCATTAG